DNA from Candidatus Neomarinimicrobiota bacterium:
AGCCGGCTCCTATACTCCGTGCAGACTGGTATAAAATAGCTCTGTTCAATCTACTTCTTCCCCCTCACCCTTGGCCGGCTCGCCGTGGCGACTAAGCTCGCCGTAGGCGGCTACGGCCTCCCCGTAGCCGGGAGCCTCGGCGGAGCCACAGCGAGCCCGGCCAGGGCCGAGGCCCTGGGAGACGGCGATGTTGAATCGCGGCGTGGATTTCATTCAGCTGGTCAGGAGGGCCAAGCTAGCCATAATCATGCGTGATCGTGGTTCAGTCTTTTCCCTGACGGGGGTTGTATGCGTTTCTGAGGACGCGGGGGCTTGCCGGGCATCCGATTTGGCCAACCCGTAGAATAAGCCGCCATCATGGCCGCTGCATCGCAGCTGAATGAGGTCAGCTGGGCTCTACGAGGCTGCCTTTCACAAATTTGTGGATGAGACTCGCCACCATAGTCTGATAGGGGATGCCTTCCTCAATCGATTTGGCCTTCAACCTGAGAAGATCCCACTCAGAAATCCGAATATTGATTCGTTTATTCTTCCGAAATGTGTTGCGAGTATATTGAGCATATTTCTGCTTCAATTCCTTGGCCTTTGGAGCAGATTTCCATTCGTCATGCTCGTACGAGCGCTCAATCTCTCGCTCGTATTTATCCTGCTTCGCCATGATCAGCCTCGCTTTAGGTATTTCCTTGTCGCCTTCCGGCTGGGAATAATCGTCTTGAGAAAAACTTCATCCTCATCTTCAACGAAGGGAACCAGGTAGGCGTAATCTTCGAATTCGATGACGAAAATCCTCTGGTCGGAATACCGCTCCTGATGGGCGTGCTCCAAAATATCGAGGATGTTGCCAGCTTCAATCTGGAAAACCACGATTTCAAACGAAATACCTCGGTTTTTCTTGAGCCACTCATTTTTCTCAGGGCTCCAGTTGAGGTACTTCACAACTGAATATATCCCTATGTGTGCCTTACGTCAACCTATTACTTTTGGCAAAATCGGGACATCAGCAGAATCTGCCCGAATGAATCCCTAAGCTATTGTCCATGAGACAAGGAATTGGCTGCCGTAGCCAGATCGCGCACCATGCCCCTACGCCCCATCCTTAGCGGCCCGTCCCATCAGAACCAGATTCACGCCATAGGCCAGCCCCATGTTCACGCCGGTGGCGGCGATGATATACCAGGTCCAGGCGATGCCCAGCCCCTTGAGCGCCAGCACGGCCGCTGCCGCGCCCAGCAGTCCAGCCATAAGGGCGGTGGGGTGAAAGCGG
Protein-coding regions in this window:
- a CDS encoding BrnT family toxin, with product MKYLNWSPEKNEWLKKNRGISFEIVVFQIEAGNILDILEHAHQERYSDQRIFVIEFEDYAYLVPFVEDEDEVFLKTIIPSRKATRKYLKRG
- a CDS encoding antitoxin — protein: MMAKQDKYEREIERSYEHDEWKSAPKAKELKQKYAQYTRNTFRKNKRINIRISEWDLLRLKAKSIEEGIPYQTMVASLIHKFVKGSLVEPS